The proteins below come from a single Mugil cephalus isolate CIBA_MC_2020 chromosome 7, CIBA_Mcephalus_1.1, whole genome shotgun sequence genomic window:
- the LOC125011477 gene encoding pyroglutamyl-peptidase 1-like: MADKTKVVVTGFEPFGEHTVNSSWTAVQELKRIGLGEAVDLYVCEVPVEYQAVQRLLPALWEEHQPQVVIHVGVSGLATTLTLEQCAHNNGYKRLDNCSFCPASQCCVEDGPECIKSVLDMDTVCKKVNDSNIGIAVSVSKDAGRYLCDYTYYMSLYLGQGHSAFVHVPPLGKPYSSQDLGRGLQAVIQEMLTQLEGHPAEEEHKHGEHCNYKH, translated from the exons ATGGCCGATAAGACGAAAGTAGTAGTAACAG GGTTTGAGCCCTTCGGTGAGCACACAGTAAACTCCAGCTGGACTGCAGTACAG GAGCTAAAGCGAATAGGACTGGGTGAGGCAGTTGATCTGTATGTGTGCGAGGTCCCCGTTGAATACCAGGCTGTTCAGAGGCTGCTGCCTGCTCTGTGGGAAGAGCACCAGCCACAG GTGGTGATCCATGTTGGAGTTTCAGGGTTAGCCACCACACTCACTCTGGAGCAGTGCGCCCACAACAATGGCTACAAACGTCTAGATAACTGCAGCTTCTGCCCGGCCTCCCAGTGTTGCGTGGAGGACGGCCCGGAGTGTATAAAATCAGTCCTGGACATGGATACAGTCTGCAAAAAAGTGAATGACTCCAACATTGGGATTGCGGTGTCCGTGTCCAAGGATGCAGGAAG ATACCTGTGTGATTACACCTACTACATGTCTCTGTACCTGGGTCAGGGCCACTCTGCCTTCGTCCATGTGCCTCCACTTGGAAAACCCTACAGCAGCCAGGACCTGGGCAGAGGCCTTCAGGCGGTCATACAGGAAATGCTGACACAGCTGGAGGGACATCCCGCTGAGGAAGAGCACAAACATGGCGAGCACTGCAATTACAAGCATTAA
- the LOC125011478 gene encoding transcription factor JunD-like: METTLYQGAVVNTPRVSSIYSQSTMMKKEINLNLDDQNSELKSNPLRDTDGLLNSPDLGLLKLTSPDLERLIIQSNGLVTTTNPTSQFLYPKSASDEQEFAEGFVKALEDLHKQNQLSEAGCVSVDRLELLGSSNAAVSAGLQASDLPVYTTLNGYAASPLGATTINYSTDTIPFPPPPSHLTSAQQQAAAAAALSRLQSVGGVKDEPQTVPDMQSFGDSPPLSPIDMDNQERIKAERKKLRNRIAASKCRKRKLERISRLEDKVKTLKTQNTELASTASVLREQVAQLKQKVMNHVSSGCQLLPNQVQAY; this comes from the coding sequence ATGGAAACAACCCTCTACCAAGGCGCCGTGGTGAATACTCCGAGGGTTTCCAGCATCTACTCCCAGAGCACGATGATGAAGAAGGAAATTAATCTGAACCTGGACGACCAGAACTCCGAGCTCAAATCAAACCCGCTCCGGGACACAGACGGACTTCTCAACTCCCCCGACTTGGGACTCTTGAAACTAACCTCTCCGGACCTGGAGCGCCTTATCATCCAGTCCAACGGTCTGGTCACGACCACCAACCCGACCTCCCAGTTCCTCTACCCGAAGTCGGCCAGCGACGAACAGGAATTCGCGGAGGGCTTTGTCAAGGCGCTGGAGGATCTTCACAAGCAGAACCAGCTGAGCGAGGCGGGGTGCGTCTCCGTGGATAGACTGGAGCTCCTCGGATCGTCCAACGCAGCCGTCTCGGCCGGGCTTCAGGCGTCAGACCTTCCGGTGTACACTACTTTGAACGGCTATGCGGCCAGCCCGCTCGGAGCCACCACCATCAACTACTCCACGGACACCATTCCCTTCCCGCCGCCTCCGTCTCATCTGACCAGCGCGCAGCAACAGGCGGCCGCTGCGGCGGCTCTGTCACGACTCCAGTCGGTCGGCGGGGTGAAAGACGAGCCCCAGACCGTACCAGACATGCAGAGCTTCGGGGACAGCCCTCCCCTGTCTCCCATTGACATGGACAACCAGGAGCGCATCAAGGcggagaggaagaagctgcGAAACAGGATAGCCGCCTCCAAGTGTCGCAAGAGAAAACTGGAGAGGATCTCCAGGCTGGAGGACAAGGTCAAGACCCTAAAAACGCAGAACACCGAGCTGGCATCCACGGCCAGCGTCCTCAGGGAGCAAGTGGCCCAGCTCAAGCAGAAGGTGATGAACCATGTGAGCAGCGGATGCCAGCTTTTACCAAACCAGGTCCAGGCTTACTAA